A window of Fundulus heteroclitus isolate FHET01 chromosome 15, MU-UCD_Fhet_4.1, whole genome shotgun sequence contains these coding sequences:
- the dpf3 gene encoding zinc finger protein DPF3 isoform X2, translated as MATVIHNPLKTLGDQFYKEAIEHCRSYNARLCAERSVRMPFLDSQTGVAQNNCYIWMEKRHRRPGQAAGQMYTYPARCWRKKRRLHPPLDPQLRLCELRLEADLAPKREGPPGEATTLEALLRGDSLLEKKNSLSKDEETLLEIQRVLEAEENGDSFHEDEELEADVPKKKNRHRGKSRGSARRRTESVTAEDQDKPYICDICGKRYKNRPGLSYHYTHTHLAEEEGEEEKDAETAPPSPHSSDNHKPQKGSDGTIIPNDYCDFCLGDQDSNRKTGQAEELVSCSDCGRSGHPTCLQFTENMMQAVRTYQWQCIECKSCSLCGTSENDDQLLFCDDCDRGYHMYCLKPPMTQPPEGSWSCHLCLDLLKDKASAHIEA; from the exons ATGGCGACTGTCATTCATAACCCTTTAAAAAC GCTGGGTGACCAGTTTTATAAAGAGGCCATTGAGCACTGTCGCAGCTACAATGCCCGTCTCTGTGCTGAGCGCAGCGTGCGGATGCCCTTCTTGGACTCCCAAACTGGCGTGGCACAGAACAACTGCTACATCTGGATGGAAAAGCGCCACCGCCGACCAG GCCAGGCGGCGGGGCAGATGTATACGTACCCCGCTCGTTGCTGGAGGAAAAAGAGGCGACTCCACCCACCCCTGGATCCTCAGCTCCGCCTGTGTGAGCTCCGGCTAG AAGCAGATCTGGCCCCCAAGCGCGAGGGGCCTCCGGGGGAGGCCACCACCTTGGAGGCCCTCCTGAGGGGGGACAGccttttggagaaaaaaaacagcctcagTAAAGATGAAGAGACACTGCTTGAAATCCAG AGAGTTCTGGAGGCGGAGGAAAACGGGGACAGCTTCCATGAAGATGAAGAGTTGGAAGCAGATGTGccaaagaaaaagaacaggCACAGAGGCAAA AGCAGAGGGTCGGCTCGCAGAAGGACAGAATCGGTCACCGCTGAAGACCAGGACAAACCGTACATCTGTGACA TCTGTGGGAAGCGCTACAAGAACCGGCCGGGCCTGAGCTACCACTACACCCACACTCACCTGGCCGAGGAGGAAGGCGAAGAGGAGAAGGACGCGGAGACGGCGCCGCCGTCGCCTCACAGTTCAGATAACCACAAAC CTCAGAAGGGCTCTGATGGCACCATCATTCCCAACGACTACTGTGACTTCTGCTTGGGAGACCAGGACTCTAACAGGAAAACAGGGCAGGCAGAGGAGTTGGTGTCCTGCTCCGACTGTGGCCGTTCAG GCCACCCCACGTGTTTGCAGTTCACGGAGAACATGATGCAGGCGGTGAGGACGTATCAGTGGCAGTGCATCGAGTGCAAGTCCTGCAGCCTGTGCGGCACCTCCGAGAACGAT gACCAGCTGTTGTTCTGTGATGACTGCGATCGGGGATATCACATGTACTGCCTGAAACCTCCGATGACACAACCTCCTGAAG GGAGCTGGAGCTGTCACTTGTGTCTGGACCTGTTAAAAGACAAGGCCTCAGCCCACATAGAAGCATAA
- the wdr21 gene encoding WD repeat domain 21: protein MKKWKRRQDRRDRWYRGDRQRSSSNDQWHGYNDAWPSHRAALREPHNELAPASSPPASSSSSKSTSGVPELPGFYFDPEKNRYFRLLPGHNNCNPLTREQLKEKEREKQRQQSLAEDENPRKKAPRTGLNTSLLLQKRHLGLLPNNSYCRLIHEVKVSGMRRHKLEIQSTDNSHPNTDNFRIIVGDSVCERVFTVNDVSHGGCKYGIMNFSSGSRGSLSVEMCDNLYFTNRKVNSICWASVNYPDSHVLLCLVGAADTPGCVSLLPASLFSNSNPDQPGMLCSFKISTAWSCAWCLNPQFDKSFSTGLSRRVIVKDAETGRTQTYGVGTDVLAQHFALRVPVLFNGCRSGEIFSIDLRQRGRRDHSWKARRFHHESAITSVRVLQDENYLLAADMLGQIKMWDVRATKPVLEYKGHYNEHAYLPIHVNEHEGLLLAVGQDCYTRLWSLKDGHLLRTIPSPHPAANDMIPNVVFSSNLGGSRGLPGLLMAVKHDLYYYPYNTDYQEGEELAL from the exons ATGAAGAAGTGGAAGCGGCGCCAGGATCGTCGTGACAGGTGGTACAGAGGAGACCGACAGAGATCATCTAGCAACGACCAGTG GCATGGCTATAATGATGCTTGGCCATCTCACAGAGCAGCTCTGAGGGAACCCCATAACGAACTTGCCCCAGCTTCATCACCCCcagcctcttcttcctcctctaaATCCACCAGTGGAGTACCAG AGCTGCCCGGTTTCTACTTTGACCCTGAGAAGAACCGCTACTTCCGTCTGCTTCCTGGACACAACAACTGCAACCCGCTGACcagagagcagctgaaagaaaaggaacggGAGAAACAGAGGCAACAGAGCCTGGCAGAAGATGAAAACCCAAGAAAA aaagcCCCAAGAACTGGACTGAACACCTCCTTGTTGCTGCAGAAAAGGCATCTTGGGCTGTTGCCTAATAACTCCTATTGCAG GCTCATCCACGAGGTGAAAGTCAGCGGGATGAGGCGCCACAAGCTGGAGATCCAGAGCACAGACAACAGCCACCCAAACACCGACAACTTCAGGATCATCGTG GGGGATTCTGTGTGCGAACGAGTGTTCACCGTCAACGACGTCTCTCACGGCGGCTGCAAGTACGGCATCATGAACTTCAGCAGCGGCAGCCGGGGCTCGCTCTCCGTCGAGATGTGCGACAACCTCTACTTCACCAACCGCAAG GTGAATTCCATCTGCTGGGCCTCGGTGAACTACCCCGACTCTCACGTCCT GCTGTGTCTGGTGGGAGCGGCTGACACCCCGGGCTGCGTCAGCTTACTACCCGCGTCGCTCTTCAGCAACTCTAACCCAG ATCAGCCAGGGATGTTGTGTAGCTTCAAGATTTCTACGGCCTGGTCCTGCGCCTGGTGCCTCAACCCGCAGTTCGACAAGAGCTTCAGCACGG GCCTGTCTCGCCGTGTCATCGTCAAGGACGCGGAGACGGGACGAACGCAGACGTACGGCGTCGGCACCGACGTCCTGGCGCAGCATTTTGCTCTCAGG GTTCCCGTCCTGTTCAACGGCTGCCGATCGGGGGAGATCTTCAGCATAGACCTCCGGCAGCGAGGCCGCCGGGATCACAGCTGGAAGGCCCGGCGCTTCCACCACGAGTCGGCCATCACCTCCGTGCGAGTCCTGCAGGATGAGAACTACCTGCTGGCTGCAGACATGTTGGGCCAG ATCAAGATGTGGGACGTGCGAGCGACGAAGCCAGTGCTGGAGTACAAAGGACATTACAACGAGCACGCCTACCTCCCCATTCATGTCAACGAGCACGAAggcctcttgctagcag TGGGCCAAGACTGCTACACAAGGCTGTGGAGCCTAAAGGACGGTCACCTGTTAAGGACCATCCCATCCCCGCATCCTGCAGCCAACGACATGATCCCCAATGTGGTCTTCTCCTCTAACCTGGGCGGCAGCAGGGGGCTGCCCGGACTGCTCATGGCCGTCAAACACGACCTGTACTACTACCCGTACAACACCGACTACCAGGAGGGAGAAGAGCTGGCGCTTTGA
- the dpf3 gene encoding zinc finger protein DPF3 isoform X1 — translation MATVIHNPLKTLGDQFYKEAIEHCRSYNARLCAERSVRMPFLDSQTGVAQNNCYIWMEKRHRRPGQAAGQMYTYPARCWRKKRRLHPPLDPQLRLCELRLEADLAPKREGPPGEATTLEALLRGDSLLEKKNSLSKDEETLLEIQRVLEAEENGDSFHEDEELEADVPKKKNRHRGKSRGSARRRTESVTAEDQDKPYICDNRHKQKHNSKKAEEVCGKRYKNRPGLSYHYTHTHLAEEEGEEEKDAETAPPSPHSSDNHKPQKGSDGTIIPNDYCDFCLGDQDSNRKTGQAEELVSCSDCGRSGHPTCLQFTENMMQAVRTYQWQCIECKSCSLCGTSENDDQLLFCDDCDRGYHMYCLKPPMTQPPEGSWSCHLCLDLLKDKASAHIEA, via the exons ATGGCGACTGTCATTCATAACCCTTTAAAAAC GCTGGGTGACCAGTTTTATAAAGAGGCCATTGAGCACTGTCGCAGCTACAATGCCCGTCTCTGTGCTGAGCGCAGCGTGCGGATGCCCTTCTTGGACTCCCAAACTGGCGTGGCACAGAACAACTGCTACATCTGGATGGAAAAGCGCCACCGCCGACCAG GCCAGGCGGCGGGGCAGATGTATACGTACCCCGCTCGTTGCTGGAGGAAAAAGAGGCGACTCCACCCACCCCTGGATCCTCAGCTCCGCCTGTGTGAGCTCCGGCTAG AAGCAGATCTGGCCCCCAAGCGCGAGGGGCCTCCGGGGGAGGCCACCACCTTGGAGGCCCTCCTGAGGGGGGACAGccttttggagaaaaaaaacagcctcagTAAAGATGAAGAGACACTGCTTGAAATCCAG AGAGTTCTGGAGGCGGAGGAAAACGGGGACAGCTTCCATGAAGATGAAGAGTTGGAAGCAGATGTGccaaagaaaaagaacaggCACAGAGGCAAA AGCAGAGGGTCGGCTCGCAGAAGGACAGAATCGGTCACCGCTGAAGACCAGGACAAACCGTACATCTGTGACA ATAGGCACAAACAAAAGCATAACTCAAAAAAGGCTGAAGAAG TCTGTGGGAAGCGCTACAAGAACCGGCCGGGCCTGAGCTACCACTACACCCACACTCACCTGGCCGAGGAGGAAGGCGAAGAGGAGAAGGACGCGGAGACGGCGCCGCCGTCGCCTCACAGTTCAGATAACCACAAAC CTCAGAAGGGCTCTGATGGCACCATCATTCCCAACGACTACTGTGACTTCTGCTTGGGAGACCAGGACTCTAACAGGAAAACAGGGCAGGCAGAGGAGTTGGTGTCCTGCTCCGACTGTGGCCGTTCAG GCCACCCCACGTGTTTGCAGTTCACGGAGAACATGATGCAGGCGGTGAGGACGTATCAGTGGCAGTGCATCGAGTGCAAGTCCTGCAGCCTGTGCGGCACCTCCGAGAACGAT gACCAGCTGTTGTTCTGTGATGACTGCGATCGGGGATATCACATGTACTGCCTGAAACCTCCGATGACACAACCTCCTGAAG GGAGCTGGAGCTGTCACTTGTGTCTGGACCTGTTAAAAGACAAGGCCTCAGCCCACATAGAAGCATAA